Proteins encoded in a region of the Variovorax sp. PAMC 28711 genome:
- the tssJ gene encoding type VI secretion system lipoprotein TssJ yields the protein MRLPGTRRLFYGRFFGLALAAFVLAGCATKPVVTPVSLTLMAAPDVNPDARNRASPLTVRIYALKSPGPFEGADFFSLYEKDQATLGAEMVQREELLLRPGDSKKLALTLPAEVKAIGVLAAYRDLERARWREVRAVEPGKPLGLMVTFGARQIRIDASK from the coding sequence ATGCGACTGCCTGGTACACGCCGTTTGTTCTATGGACGCTTTTTCGGGCTGGCGCTGGCCGCCTTCGTGCTCGCGGGCTGTGCGACCAAACCGGTGGTCACGCCGGTGTCGCTTACGCTGATGGCTGCGCCCGATGTCAACCCCGATGCGCGCAACCGCGCATCGCCGCTCACCGTGCGCATCTACGCGCTCAAGTCGCCAGGGCCTTTCGAAGGCGCCGACTTTTTCTCGCTCTACGAAAAGGACCAGGCCACGCTCGGTGCCGAAATGGTTCAGCGCGAAGAACTGCTGCTGCGGCCTGGCGACAGCAAAAAGCTCGCGCTCACCTTGCCCGCCGAGGTCAAGGCCATCGGCGTGCTGGCTGCCTATCGCGACCTCGAGCGCGCACGCTGGCGCGAGGTGCGCGCCGTCGAGCCTGGCAAGCCGCTCGGCCTCATGGTGACCTTCGGCGCGCGGCAGATCCGGATCGACGCGTCGAAGTAG
- a CDS encoding type VI secretion system protein, whose amino-acid sequence MNVLPASWWLVLTLSGLGFALLWWVVRERHRAARIRAMKHALAQCGRAESPAEQTALDRLHDAPRAVPRRSAPVPTPRFLFLGDVPRMARTGFWHWTALPAMVAIAIDPQVVASPDAPPLRRAWHHALLALMQARRRVPLNGIVVCLDAQRLGPGNPPVQPEATRLRRLIDEAVDHLGLRRLPIYLVVTGLERLEGYAVVRDALPADVRAQVLGERIALDSPALPRDAFAAITAGLHALRMTLLRAHPAARDRWAVHAFVEAVRVMGDALDTVATTLFAQSIDGVDAQPWRGLYLTGTGAAGGDFSDDLYARFLPADEALATSTRRSGSAARRRSP is encoded by the coding sequence TTGAACGTCCTGCCGGCATCCTGGTGGCTCGTTCTGACTCTCAGCGGTCTTGGTTTCGCGCTGCTCTGGTGGGTCGTTCGAGAACGCCACCGCGCTGCGCGCATCCGTGCCATGAAGCACGCACTCGCGCAATGCGGGCGTGCCGAATCGCCCGCCGAACAAACGGCACTCGATCGCCTGCACGACGCGCCGCGCGCGGTGCCGCGACGCAGTGCGCCGGTGCCGACACCTCGTTTCCTGTTCCTGGGTGACGTGCCGCGCATGGCACGGACCGGTTTCTGGCACTGGACCGCACTTCCTGCCATGGTCGCGATCGCCATCGACCCGCAGGTCGTCGCGTCGCCGGACGCACCGCCGCTTCGTCGCGCCTGGCACCACGCGTTGCTCGCATTGATGCAAGCGCGTCGGCGCGTGCCCTTGAACGGCATCGTCGTCTGCCTCGATGCGCAGCGACTCGGGCCGGGCAATCCGCCGGTGCAACCCGAGGCCACGCGGCTGCGCCGATTGATCGACGAGGCTGTGGACCATCTGGGGCTGCGAAGGCTCCCGATCTACCTGGTGGTGACAGGTCTCGAGCGCCTGGAAGGCTACGCCGTGGTGCGCGACGCGCTCCCTGCCGACGTGCGCGCGCAAGTGCTCGGAGAGCGTATCGCGCTGGACAGTCCGGCGCTTCCGCGCGATGCGTTCGCCGCGATCACGGCGGGTTTGCACGCCCTGCGGATGACGCTGCTGCGCGCGCATCCGGCAGCGCGCGACCGATGGGCGGTCCATGCGTTCGTCGAGGCTGTGCGCGTCATGGGTGACGCGCTCGACACCGTGGCCACCACGCTGTTCGCGCAGAGCATCGACGGTGTGGATGCGCAGCCTTGGCGCGGTCTCTACCTGACAGGCACCGGTGCCGCCGGGGGCGATTTTTCCGACGACCTGTATGCGCGCTTTCTGCCCGCCGACGAGGCGCTGGCTACTTCGACGCGTCGATCCGGATCTGCCGCGCGCCGAAGGTCACCATGA
- a CDS encoding DotU family type IV/VI secretion system protein, protein MHRKNLRVGRLLDQFSALFSFGLAIDASNPAGSGFRTRDAAQEDALALLDAARLAATASGTPPQQLESATFAMVAWLDEIFARQPQWHDECPPLQAQLFNSANAHSEFFHHLSALQADDDAVREVYWHALAHGFVGQYYFEKDDSGELGKLKDLHGRQLRSPPLSLATLAQEHLTPQPYASADPAGPRDPLRRERTLLRAGGALALLLPLAFLLSLMLAGPRPAPPTFAQQLRMQLDRYACADLRADTGNDDTLRVTGFVPLQDDVARVAREVRALPGVQSATFDLGLRVWPHCEVVDILKPYQTRNREKALGLRVGAPSARSGRLREGDAVRISLTGANYDGHVQVDYYTADGAVQHLNRGVARAQVAAGQRTEFGQDIPSSWLVSPPFGTVLVSVLSSPAPFTELGDRPPFELASAYLLTLREALSANKGGERLIAELLFLETAERP, encoded by the coding sequence GAAGACGCGCTCGCCCTGCTGGATGCGGCCCGCCTGGCGGCGACAGCTTCCGGTACGCCGCCGCAGCAACTCGAATCCGCGACCTTCGCCATGGTGGCGTGGCTCGACGAGATCTTCGCGCGTCAACCGCAGTGGCACGACGAATGCCCGCCGCTTCAGGCACAGCTCTTCAATTCGGCCAATGCTCACAGTGAGTTCTTCCATCACCTCTCGGCACTCCAGGCCGACGACGACGCGGTGCGCGAGGTGTATTGGCACGCGCTCGCGCACGGCTTCGTCGGCCAGTACTACTTCGAGAAAGACGACTCGGGCGAACTGGGCAAGCTGAAGGACCTGCACGGACGTCAGCTGCGTTCGCCGCCGCTCTCGCTCGCGACGCTGGCGCAAGAGCACCTCACGCCCCAGCCCTACGCGAGCGCCGACCCCGCGGGTCCGCGCGATCCGTTGCGTCGCGAGCGCACGCTGCTGCGTGCCGGCGGCGCGCTGGCGCTGCTGCTGCCGCTGGCGTTCCTCCTCTCTCTGATGCTCGCGGGCCCACGACCGGCGCCGCCGACGTTCGCGCAGCAACTGAGAATGCAACTGGACCGCTACGCCTGCGCCGACCTCAGGGCCGACACCGGCAACGACGACACGTTGCGCGTGACCGGCTTCGTCCCCCTGCAGGACGACGTGGCGCGCGTAGCGCGCGAGGTCCGTGCATTGCCAGGCGTCCAGTCGGCCACGTTCGACCTCGGCCTGCGTGTCTGGCCGCATTGCGAGGTGGTGGACATCCTCAAGCCGTACCAGACGCGCAATCGCGAAAAGGCTCTCGGGTTGCGCGTCGGCGCGCCGTCAGCACGGAGCGGCCGGCTGCGCGAAGGCGATGCGGTTCGCATCAGCCTGACCGGCGCGAACTACGACGGCCATGTCCAGGTCGACTACTACACCGCCGACGGCGCGGTGCAGCACTTGAACCGCGGGGTTGCCCGGGCGCAGGTGGCCGCGGGGCAGCGCACGGAATTCGGCCAGGACATTCCTTCGAGCTGGCTGGTCAGCCCGCCTTTCGGCACGGTGCTCGTGTCGGTGTTGTCGTCACCGGCGCCTTTCACCGAACTGGGTGATCGGCCGCCCTTCGAGCTGGCGTCCGCCTATCTCCTCACGCTGCGCGAAGCCCTGTCCGCCAACAAGGGCGGCGAACGGCTGATCGCGGAGCTCTTGTTTCTCGAAACGGCGGAGCGCCCTTGA